A window of the Leishmania mexicana MHOM/GT/2001/U1103 complete genome, chromosome 29 genome harbors these coding sequences:
- a CDS encoding putative Zn finger protein — protein sequence MSHSALAYAACPMCTRVVHMGQMLHHILSTHKEQDPAYWMRLCNARLALYKRVTGAPLEGAATMCSASLAQGTAGVADAANSEAMVPDLLSLSTPLSAHDALRPFLPTVSETGTYTCNWCTVRSVAFSSRDAFLLHVAKDHPKLDFDVVESLVPQPFTVSPKSALNKGTDSPAPRAPAAESDVAMSDSWTRQQRGGAGFVGAAANSHAAEGFLDVAYPVRRMPGVRTVEDTNVVTVKPEVHQVGTTVGRVGSKTFDPAPISTGGRRSQAAVFASSTASATEVARDLHFDKDRFPCELCFRVFVSELNLLQHLESKHTNPTAFTSASDAGVERAAPPGTASTSSTAAASPSSSAEVFVVCDRCPERKKVFRSSSALFSHIRFRHPSEDAAYETERMIEEQKQSRMFQCPQCSYRYLDAARLDAHMRDAHGVVGCAGEKTIPGGHVVSGTAQWHGSAEPKTAQPSLFSALPPLTARTRFWCSVCEKGFANASALYAHTESKHTIVASLYPCPACKREFRDVPSLEVHVQVCHKNLSLKDMGLQSSVECPDCLRHFLNYESLHDHAVRHHGKSAIAPVRSFLTPVSASTAGDGVGVAAVAAAVPVSGISTDASGSTTSPLAVSAPPKPRKVTRRKKDPSKAATES from the coding sequence ATGTCGCACAGCGCTCTGGCCTACGCCGCATGTCCAATGTGTACCCGGGTCGTGCACATGGGACAGATGCTGCACCACATACTCTCGACGCACAAGGAGCAGGACCCGGCATACTGGATGCGCCTGTGCAATGCACGGCTGGCCCTGTACAAACGGGTGACCGGCGCTCCCCTCGAAGGCGCGGCGACCATGTGTAGCGCTTCCTTGGCACAAGGAACTGCGGGTGTCGCAGACGCCGCGAACTCTGAGGCGATGGTGCCAGATTTACTTTCGCTTTCCACTCCTCTGAGTGCGCACGACGCACTGCGGCCATTCTTGCCGACCGTCTCCGAGACTGGGACCTACACATGCAACTGGTGCACTGTCAGGAGCGTCGCCTTTTCGAGCCGTGACGCCTTCCTTCTCCACGTTGCCAAGGATCACCCGAAGCTCGACTTTGACGTTGTGGAGTCGCTTGTTCCTCAGCCTTTCACGGTCTCGCCCAAATCGGCACTCAACAAGGGCACAGACTCACCCGCTCCAagggcgccagcggcagagaGTGACGTGGCGATGTCGGACTCGTggacgcggcagcagcgcggcggcgcaggatTCGTTGGGGCGGCTGCCAACTCACATGCGGCGGAGGGGTTTCTGGATGTAGCGTACCCGGTGCGCCGCATGCCTGGCGTGCGCACCGTGGAGGACACGAACGTCGTGACGGTGAAGCCGGAGGTGCACCAGGTGGGCACCACTGTAGGGCGCGTAGGTAGCAAAACGTTCGATCCCGCCCCCATCTCCACTGGGGGTAGGCGGTCCCAGGCCGCCGTCTTCGCCTCCTCTACGGCCAGCGCTACGGAAGTGGCGAGGGACCTGCACTTCGATAAGGACCGCTTCCCGTGTGAACTGTGCTTCCGCGTCTTTGTATCGGAGCTGAatcttctccagcacctcgAAAGCAAGCACACCAACCCCACCGCCTTTACCTCGGCAAGCGACGCTGGCGTAGAgcgtgcagcgcctcccgGCACTGCTTCCACATCATcgaccgctgcggcgtcgccgtcgtcgtccgcggAGGTGTTTGTCGTATGTGACCGCTGCCCAGAGCGAAAGAAAGTCTTCCGCTCGTCGTCGGCCCTCTTTTCACACATCCGCTTCCGCCATCCTTCGGAGGATGCGGCGTACGAAACGGAGCGGATGATCGAGGAGCAGAAGCAGAGTCGCATGTTTCAATGCCCGCAGTGTAGCTATCGCTACCTAGATGCGGCCAGACTTGATGCGCACATGCGTGACGCGCACGGAGTTGTGGGCTGCGCCGGCGAGAAGACTATCCCGGGAGGACACGTCGTCTCAGGAACGGCGCAATGGCATGGATCTGCTGAACCGAAGACGGCACAGCCATCCCTCTTCtcagcgctgccaccgctcaCGGCGCGGACACGATTTTGGTGCAGTGTGTGCGAGAAGGGCTTCGCAAATGCGTCAGCGCTGTACGCGCACACGGAGTCGAAGCACACCATCGTCGCCAGCCTGTACCCCTGCCCCGCCTGCAAGCGGGAGTTTCGCGATGTTCCGTCGCTAGAGGTGCATGTCCAGGTTTGCCACAAGAACCTCAGCCTCAAAGATATGGGGCTTCAGTCGTCCGTAGAGTGCCCCGACTGCCTGCGACACTTCCTCAACTACGAGTCACTGCACGATCACGCCGTTCGGCACCACGGCAAGAGCGCCATCGCGCCTGTCCGCAGCTTCCTAACCCCTGTGTCGGCGTCCACCGCGGGAGATGGAGTCGgagttgctgctgttgctgctgctgtaccGGTATCCGGCATAAGCACTGATGCCTCTGGCAGCACGACGTCACCCCTCGCCGTATCCGCTCCACCGAAGCCGCGCAAGGTAACTCGACGTAAGAAAGACCCATCCAAGGCTGCCACCGAATCGTAG
- a CDS encoding cysteine peptidase, Clan CA, family C54,putative, giving the protein MLRYVQDLWSAFFPTEAVFPLQVVGRSGAAVESREELEKALADTFLIFTYRDGFEAIPAVTRLIETDQGWGCLLRTSQMLLAHFLWVHGRPADRKLSLFFDHSAETAPFSIHNMIRSVWNRRAFKAEYWSPSQGCEAIKRTMQGAVKTEQLQTRVMVVTSTNGCIYADEVQHTFKQGADVVLVLASVRVSAAAQLTQESYLQIEKLMEQPQCLGVVGGVPGRSYYFFAHNQTQLFYLDPHQRTAAALLNEGPSAAVSVTPSVADVRCVHWSRVDTSLFLAFAVTTRDEWAALEVHLSNRFMHVEAQQTQRDCDQLGRARPGHTDGTFVSPLQRGDSCGIGGALISETAPLAHRRTLRVSRKRLKEGEVGTATAATAEGNDGEDVLDTDSWEYLD; this is encoded by the coding sequence ATGCTCCGCTACGTGCAAGACTTATGGAGCGCCTTCTTCCCCACGGAGGCGGTCTTTCCACTCCAAGTCGTCGGCAGGTCTGGCGCTGCCGTAGAATCGCGAGAGGAGTTAGAGAAGGCACTCGCCGACACATTCCTCATCTTCACGTACCGGGACGGCTTCGAGGCGATCCCGGCCGTCACGCGCCTGATCGAGACAGACCAGGGCTGGGGCTGCCTTCTGCGCACCTCGCAGATGCTGCTGGCTCATTTCTTGTGGGTTCACGGCCGTCCAGCGGATCGAAAactttctctcttcttcgaCCACAGCGCCGAGACGGCGCCGTTCTCGATCCACAACATGATCCGAAGTGTATGGAATCGGCGGGCGTTCAAGGCGGAGTACTGGAGCCCATCGCAGGGCTGCGAGGCCATCAAGCGGACGATGCAGGGTGCCGTCAagacggagcagctgcagacgcgCGTGATGGTGGTGACATCCACAAACGGGTGCATCTACGCCGATGAGGTGCAGCACACCTTCAAGCAGGGGGCGGATGTGGTGCTCGTCTTGGCCTCCGTGCGCGTGAGTGCTGCGGCACAGCTGACGCAGGAGAGCTACCTCCAGATAGAGAAGCTTATGGAGCAGCCGCAGTGTCTGGGGGTTGTTGGCGGAGTACCGGGACGGAGCTACTACTTCTTTGCTCACAACCAAACACAGCTCTTCTACCTCGACCCGCACCAGCgaaccgctgccgcgctgctgaaTGAAGGGCCGTCCGCCGCGGTCTCTGTCACGCCATCCGTCGCCGATGTGCGCTGTGTACATTGGTCACGCGTGGACACGTCGCTGTTTCTCGCCTTCGCCGTTACAACACGCGATGAGTGGGCCGCGCTGGAGGTGCATCTCTCTAACAGATTTATGCACGTCGAAGCGCAGCAGACGCAGCGCGACTGCGATCAGCTCGGGCGTGCGCGACCGGGGCACACCGATGGCACCTTTGTGTCCCCGCTGCAGAGGGGCGATAGTTGTGGGATTGGCGGCGCGTTAATTTCCGAAACGGCCCCACTAGCACACCGACGTACGTTGCGGGTATCTCGAAAGAGGCTCAAGGAAGGTGAGGTAggtaccgccaccgctgctacAGCAGAGGGGAATGATGGTGAGGACGTGCTCGACACGGACTCGTGGGAGTATCTGGattga